A single region of the Malaclemys terrapin pileata isolate rMalTer1 chromosome 2, rMalTer1.hap1, whole genome shotgun sequence genome encodes:
- the LOC128831226 gene encoding sphingomyelin phosphodiesterase 5-like, which translates to MVLRESPFPNRLLRGLYSLGQHLLFPSYWATDSLLDLRETTAERRQRQCCPLRALVTIPLLLLLLILSMPVALLGLLLWLPLQAARRPFAYKHNMLSRQPAGWELPGKGQAFSFVSANVCLLPNGLAKFSNLGQIKQRVARIGQRLTQGEASASFASPRSHQFLPPTKYGATKSSPPWPESGARRPDASVVIEVPDGDGGAGPGEISVPFPPDVDFMCLQEVFDQRAGTRLCQLLSPFYEHIVYDVGAYGLKGCSALKVFNSGLFLASRYPVLAVQYHCYPKCSGEDALSAKGLLSVQVQLGSAEGQRIVGYLNCTHLHAPAADAQIRCDQLTQGLIWVHQFQDAHKQHGDVVAFDVFCGDFNFDNCSSGDELEQTHDIFRQYQDPCRVGPRQDQPWAIGTLLNYLEIHEEAVSTPEKLKRTLEQEEGRWTYLAGPILRDGRPDPSAAGGPWEGRRIDYILYREHPAPISLTTEVEKFSFITQLAGCSDHLAVGLRLFLNPAPQ; encoded by the exons ATGGTCCTGCGGGAGTCTCCGTTCCCGAACCGGCTCCTGAGAGGCCTGTACAGCCTGGGCCAGCACCTGCTGTTCCCCAGCTACTGGGCCACTGACAGCCTCCTGGACCTCAGGGAGACCACGGCGGAGCGGCGCCAGCGTCAGTGCTGCCCCCTGCGGGCGCTGGTCACCAtccccttgctgctgctgctgctcatccTCTCCATGCCCGTCGCCCTCCTGGGCCTGCTGCTGTGGCTCCCCCTTCAGGCTGCCCGCAGGCCCTTCGCCTACAAACACAACATGCTCTCGCGCCAGCCAGCGGGCTGGGAGCTGCCGGGCAAGGGCCAGGCCTTCAGCTTCGTCAGCGCCAACGTGTGCCTCCTGCCCAATGGCCTGGCCAAGTTCAGCAACCTGGGACAGATCAAACAGCGCGTGGCCCGCATCGGCCAGCGCCTGACGCAGGGGGAGGCCAGCGCCAGCTTCGCCAGCCCCAGGAGCCACCAGTTCCTGCCGCCCACCAAGTACGGGGCCACCAAGTCGAGCCCGCCGTGGCCGGAGAGCGGTGCCCGGCGCCCTGATGCCAGCGTGGTGATTGAGGTCCCCGACGGggatggaggggctgggcccggggAGATCTCGGTGCCCTTCCCGCCGGACGTGGACTTCATGTGCCTGCAGGAGGTGTTTGACCAGCGGGCGGGCACCCGCCTGTGCCAGCTGCTGAGCCCCTTCTACGAGCACATCGTGTACGACGTGGGCGCCTACGGGCTGAAGGGCTGTTCTGCCCTCAAGGTCTTCAACAGCGGGCTCTTCCTGGCCAGCCGCTACCCCGTGCTGGCCGTCCAGTACCACTGCTACCCCAAGTGCTCCGGCGAGGACGCGCTGTCTGCCAAGGGGCTGCTCTCCGTGCAG GTGCAGCTGGGGTCAGCAGAAGGGCAGAGGATTGTGGGCTACCTGAACTGCACACACCTGCACGCTCCAGCCG ctgatGCACAGATCCGCTGCGACCAGCTCACTCAGGGGCTCATCTGGGTGCATCAGTTCCAAGACGCCCACAAGCAGCACGGGGACGTCGTCGCCTTCGACGTGTTCTGCGGGGACTTCAACTTCGACAACTGCTCCTCAG GGGACGAGTTGGAGCAGACCCATGACATCTTCCGCCAGTACCAAGACCCATGCCGAGTGGGGCCCAGGCAGGACCAGCCCTGGGCCATAG GCACCCTGCTGAACTACCTGGAGATCCACGAGGAGGCCGTGTCGACCCCAGAGAAGCTGAAAAG GACCCTGGAGCAAGAGGAAGGCAGGTGGACGTACCTGGCGGGTCCCATCCTGCGGGACGGCCGCCCCGACCCCTCGGCAGCAGGGGGCCCCTGGGAAGGGCGCCGCATCGACTACATCCTGTACCGCGAGCACCCCGCCCCCATCAGCCTGACAACG GAGGTGGAGAAATTTTCCTTCATCACCCAGCTGGCCGGCTGCTCGGACCACCTGGCTGTGGGGCTGCGGCTTTTCCTGAACCCTGCGCCGCAGTGA